Proteins encoded in a region of the Nitrospirota bacterium genome:
- the glnA gene encoding type I glutamate--ammonia ligase produces MTAKDVIKLAQENKAVMANFKFLDFPGIWQHFAVPIAELKEEVFEEGLGFDGSSIRGWQAINTSDMLIVPDAETAFMDPFMEYPTISLICNIVDPITKEQYTRDPRYIAQKAEAYLKSTGIGDTCYFGPEAEFFIFDGIQFDQNAHSGYYFIESMEGIWNSGRDEGPNLGYKPRHKEGYFPVPPTDSQVNIRTEMCMEMQKVGIYVEREHHEVATAGQAEIDMRFDSLVKMADKNMLFKYIIKNVARRHNKTATFMPKPLFGDNGSGMHCHQSIWKKGKPLFAGNGYAGLSEMALYYIGGVLKHAHSLAALTNPTTNSYKRLTPGFEAPVNLAYSARNRSASIRIPTYSANPKAKRVEVRFPDPSCNTYLAFSAMMMAGLDGIENKIHPGEPLDKDIYDLGPEELASVPTMPGSLDEALDALEADHEYLLKGNVFTQDAIDTWIAYKRKNEVDALRLRPHPYEFFLYYDI; encoded by the coding sequence CGAAGAGGGCCTCGGTTTTGACGGTTCATCCATCAGGGGATGGCAGGCTATCAACACCTCGGATATGCTGATCGTTCCTGATGCAGAGACCGCATTCATGGATCCGTTCATGGAATACCCGACCATCAGCCTTATCTGCAATATCGTTGACCCAATCACCAAGGAGCAGTATACCAGAGACCCCCGTTACATAGCCCAGAAGGCAGAGGCATACCTCAAGTCGACCGGCATTGGCGACACCTGCTATTTCGGTCCTGAGGCAGAGTTCTTCATCTTCGACGGCATCCAGTTCGATCAGAACGCACACAGCGGATATTATTTCATCGAGTCAATGGAAGGCATCTGGAACTCAGGCCGCGACGAGGGTCCGAACCTCGGGTACAAGCCAAGGCACAAGGAGGGCTACTTCCCGGTCCCGCCGACAGACAGCCAGGTGAATATCAGGACAGAGATGTGCATGGAGATGCAGAAGGTCGGCATCTATGTAGAGCGTGAGCATCATGAGGTTGCAACCGCAGGTCAGGCAGAGATCGACATGCGCTTTGACTCACTCGTGAAGATGGCTGACAAAAACATGCTCTTCAAATATATCATCAAGAACGTAGCACGCAGGCACAACAAGACGGCAACTTTCATGCCGAAGCCGCTCTTCGGAGACAACGGTTCAGGCATGCACTGTCATCAGTCGATCTGGAAGAAGGGCAAGCCCCTCTTCGCAGGCAACGGTTACGCAGGCCTGAGCGAGATGGCGCTTTATTACATCGGCGGCGTGCTGAAGCATGCACATTCGCTTGCAGCACTGACCAATCCGACCACAAATTCATACAAGAGACTCACCCCCGGCTTCGAAGCCCCGGTCAACCTTGCATACTCTGCAAGAAACCGTTCAGCATCGATAAGAATACCTACCTACTCTGCAAACCCGAAGGCCAAGAGGGTCGAGGTCAGATTCCCTGATCCGTCCTGCAACACATACCTTGCATTCTCTGCAATGATGATGGCAGGCCTTGACGGCATCGAGAACAAGATCCACCCAGGGGAGCCGCTTGATAAGGACATCTACGATCTTGGACCGGAAGAGCTGGCGTCAGTGCCGACCATGCCGGGCAGCCTTGACGAGGCGCTCGATGCGCTTGAAGCAGATCACGAATACCTTCTTAAGGGCAATGTCTTTACCCAGGATGCTATCGATACCTGGATCGCTTACAAGAGGAAAAATGAAGTGGATGCTCTCAGGCTTCGCCCTCACCCCTACGAGTTTTTCCTGTACTACGACATCTAA